Proteins encoded together in one Cataglyphis hispanica isolate Lineage 1 chromosome 17, ULB_Chis1_1.0, whole genome shotgun sequence window:
- the LOC126855978 gene encoding GATOR complex protein NPRL2, producing MRSLYLKTILINNKKIMASISENIEEKEQEGPIRCIFFAEFHHIAGPKITCQVPDNFISKDIFDNVSVYIIPKAQLQRSTITITLKDYKILGFPVKIDDKKYARNAFYFNLCFVCDANARTVHYEPVVKKMSDFFMALEIENCFLSASDDKSRLAEMLTQVMQDLNLHKMCTLTEGTMTSHLKVVRLAPEPKSVLDHQVPIFLEGRETFQSDQWDLTTQQVLPYIDGFNHVARIAAAADVENNLVKSCVQNLVYYGVVTLIPIFQYSNVYAVTPKLRQLGDDIKLQNRCIAYASKLPRQPAYFRDIYRMYSSMTYGITMKDLCQRLNPQNLRINERKLVQFGLIEGLIRRVYNYPVLLPGASCSEEAKNNPIYKYFTGTYSLDEICCSTGQSTAQIEDIIERDPNVLMIWK from the exons ATGAGATCTCTTTatcttaaaacaattttaataaacaacaaaaaaataatggcgTCCATTTCGGAAAATATTGAGGAAAAAGAACAGGAAGGTCCGATTAGATGCATATTCTTTGCCGAATTTCATCACATAGCGGGACCTAAAATTACATGTCAG GTacctgataattttatatccaaaGATATCTTTGACAATGTCAGTGTTTACATTATACCTAAAGCACAATTACAAAGAAGCACAATTACAAT CACATTAAAGGACTACAAAATTTTAGGATTCCCTGTAAAAATTGACGATAAGAAATATGCAAGAAATGCGTTTTACTTCAACTTGTGTTTTGTTTGTGATGCAAATGCTCGGACTGTTCATTACGAACCAGTAGTTAAGAAAATGTcggattttttt ATGGCTTTGGAAATagaaaattgctttttatctGCCTCTGATGATAAATCCAGGTTAGCAGAGATGCTCACACAAGTCATGCAGGATTTAAATCTGCACAAAATGTGTACATTGActg AAGGAACAATGACATCTCATTTGAAAGTAGTGAGATTAGCACCTGAACCCAAGTCAGTTCTCGATCATCAAGTACCAATATTCTTGGAGGGTAGAGAGACATTTCAGAGTGATCAATGGGATCTGACTACACAGCAAGTGTTACCTTATATCGATGGCTTTAATCATGTGGCGCGTATAGCAGCTGCAGCCgatgtagaaaataatttagttaaaaGCTGTGTACAAAACCTTGT ATATTATGGAGTTGTGACTTTGATtccaatatttcaatatagtaATGTTTATGCTGTAACTCCGAAATTAAGGCAATTGggagatgatataaaattacagaatAGATGTATAGCATATGCTTCTAAATTAC CCAGGCAACCTGCATATTTTAGGGATATATATCGTATGTACTCAAGTATGACTTATGGCATTACCATGAAGGACTTGTGCCAACGTCTTAATCCACAAAACTTGAgaataaatgagagaaaattagTACAATTTGGTTTGATAGAGGGGCTTATTAGGAGAGTATATAAT TATCCTGTACTTCTTCCCGGTGCATCTTGCAGCGAAGAAGCAAAGAACAATccaatctataaatattttacaggcACATATAGCCTCGATGAAATATGCTGTAGCACGGGTCAATCGACCGCACAAATCGAAGATATTATTGAACGCGATCCGAACGTACTAATGATATGGAAGTGa
- the LOC126856028 gene encoding cilia- and flagella-associated protein 45-like, translating to MSTKIAVRKTGSGNFEYRGDSKFPPGVYTIHPPSVCDHMLDEKPIHLRRSNAYEGKEVGKIREKTGTRKYLIPSKVPTIYPKIMTKKEYEDLKERSRVITKEERLAAAEVVEKEKERLTKESIKRKETIRRMDMKKDREKDPRTREIEEEARRRTMHILERAYNMRMEQEEEIQKCNRLILESKCRAIRDAQIAERKLIERELREEEKRLNDMMENERRWAIKEELQKEQEETAKRLQFAKILKEQIVENEEQRILEFEKKQEESRLINLNNIAWQQDEIVKLRDKEAENIKVRQELAEGNEQLKHFKAMEQEENKIIDLRIQNYYRLKEEREAKKVEEQRLEKLKKEREKARVATQTMQAYEFQAQIDEINAARVQEEVEREWRQREKEEALKKLEAQRILQRDRKEQINNKRVMQAIEIERDRREFEKIVHVQRAAFCKEKKELEQKQQQILIHRNEILKQVNEKERERIAERQQMFAEGLTIRAETAMRKKKLQDAMERKCQEMRENKVPDIYINEVKRMIKNI from the exons ATGTCAACCAAGATCGCAGTACGAAAGACGGGATCCGGCAATTTTGAATATCGTGGTGATTCGAAATTCCCACCGGGTGTGTATACGATCCATCCACCATCAGTATGCGATCATATGCTCGATGAGAAACCGATTCATTTAAGAAGAAGTAATGCGTACGAAGGAAAAGAG GTTGGAAAGATAAGGGAAAAAACCGGTACGAGAAAATATCTGATTCCTTCAAAAGTGCCTACGATTTATCCGAAAATCATGACCAAGAAGGAGTATGAGGATCTGAAGGAACGTAGTCGTGTGATCACAAAGGAAGAAAGATTAGCGGCCGCGGAAGTTgtagaaaaggagaaagaaagattgacGAAGGAAAGCATCAAGCGCAAAGAAACGATCCGCAGGATGGACATGAAGAAGGATCGTGAGAAAGATCCGAGAACAAGGGAAATCGAGGAAGAAGCGAGAAGACGAACAATGCACATCCTCGAGCGTGCATACAACATGCGTATGGAGCAAGAGGAAGAGATACAGAAGTGTAATCGGCTTATCCTAGAAAGCAAATGCCGAGCTATTCGCGATGCTCAA ATTGCGGAAAGAAAGTTGATAGAACGAGAGCTTCGCGAGGAAGAGAAACGACTGAACGATATGATGGAAAATGAGAGGAGATGGGCGATCAAGGAAGAATTGCAAAAAGAGCAGGAGGAGACAGCCAAGAGGCtgcaatttgcaaaaattctaaaagagCAAATTGTGGAAAACGAAGAGCAACGAATTCTCGAGTTTGAGAAGAAACAGGAGGAAAGCCGGctcatcaatttaaataatatcgcatGGCAACAAGACGAGATCGTGAAGCTGCGCGACAAAGAAGCCGAGAACATTAAAGTGCGACAAGAACTTGCGGAGGGAAACGAAcaattgaaacattttaagGCTATGGAAcaagaggaaaataaaattatagatctaag AATACAAAACTATTATCGACTAAAAGAAGAACGAGAGGCTAAAAAGGTGGAGGAGCAGagattggaaaaattaaaaaaggaacgAGAGAAAGCCAGAGTAGCGACGCAAACGATGCAAGCGTACGAATTTCAG GCGCAAATTGACGAAATTAACGCGGCTCGAGTGCAGGAAGAAGTAGAACGGGAATGGAGACaaagggagaaagaagaagCGTTGAAGAAACTGGAAGCTCAAAGAATTCTTCagagagatagaaaggaacaaataaataataagagagtaATGCAAGCTATCGAAATCGAGCGAGATAGGCGGGAATTTGAAAAGATTGTACACGTGCAACGAGCAgctttttgcaaagaaaagaaGGAACTCGAACAAAAACAACAACAGATTTTAATCCATCGCAACGAAATATTAAAGCAG GTAAATGAAAAGGAACGAGAACGTATCGCTGAACGACAACAGATGTTTGCAGAAGGTCTAACGATCCGCGCAGAAACTGCGATGCGCAAGAAGAAATTGCAAGATGCAATGGAACGAAAATGTCAAGAAATGAGGGAGAACAAAGTACcagatatttacattaatgaaGTAAAACGaatgatcaaaaatatttaa